The DNA region TATGCCGATGACGCGAACATTTACGTGCGCAGTCAGCGGTCTGGCGAACGAGTGATGGCCAGCGTTGAGCGCTTCCTGAGTCAGCGGCTGAAACTGGTGCTGAACCGGGATAAGAGCCGAGTGGCACGCTCGTGGGTTTGCGACTACCTGGGCTATGGGATGAGCTGGCATCAACAACCAAGACTGAGAGTGGCCCCCCTGAGCCTGCGTCGCTTGCGCGACCGACTCAGGGGGCTGCTGCGCCGCGCGCGGGGCTGCAAGATGGCGACTGTCATCGAGCGGATAAACCCAGTGCTGCGCGGCTGGGCCGGCTACTTCAAGCTGAGCCAGAGCAAGCGGCCACTTGAGGAGCTTGATGGCTGGGTTCGCCATAAACTTCGTTGTGTCATTTGGCGCCAATGGAAACGGCCCTCTACGAGGGCGCGCAACCTGTTGCACCTAGGACTTAGCGAAGCGCGGGCCTATACATCAGCGGGCAACGGTCGAGGCCTATGGTGGAACTCGGGAGCGCCACATATGAATCAGGCGTTACCGAAGAAGCTGTGGGATCAACTCGGAGTGGTCTCGATACTGGATACGATAAACGGGCTTAGCCGCATAACTTGAACCGCCGTATACGGAACCGTACGTACGGTGGTGTGAGAGGACGGCGGCTGTGAAGCCGCCTCCTACTCGATTGTTGCTGACCCGTCCTGAATAAGGTTGATACGTTTAACCTTATTTTCAGGACTAGACATGCGTTTAATCAGTCTTCGATAGCGCCCATGGCGGTGGTGTTGAAACCGCCGTCCACGTACATGATTTCGCCGCTGATGCCCGACGCGAGGTCAGAGCAGAGGAAGGCGCCGGCATTGCCGACTTCCTCGATGGTTACGTTACGGCGCATCGGGGTCTGCGCTTCGTTGGCGGCGAGCATCTTGCGAAAGCTCTTGATGCCGGAAGCGGCCAAGGTACGGATCGGGCCAGCAGAGACTGCGTTAACGCGGGTGCCTTCCGGGCCAAGGCTGCCGGCCAAGTAGCGTACACCAGCTTCCAGGCTGGCTTTGGCCATGCCCATGACGTTGTAATTCGGCATGGTGCGCTCGGCGCCAAGGTAGGACAGGGTCAACAGGCTGCCGTTGCGGCCTTTCATCATTTCGCGTCCGGCTTTAGCCAGGGCGACGAAGCTGTAGGCGCTGATGTCGTGAGCAATGCGGAAGCCTTCACGGGTAGTGACTTCGGTGAAGTCGCCATTCAGTTGATCGCCTGGAGCAAAACCGACCGAGTGGACGATGACGTCGAGGCCGTCCCACTTCTTGCCCAGTTCTTCGAAGACCTTGGCGATCTCTTCGTCGTTGGCCACGTCACAAGGGAAGCACAGGTCGGCGCTGGAGCCCCAGCCTGCGGCGAACTCTTCGACACGACCTTTGAGTTTGTCGTTCTGGTAGGTGAAGGCAAGTTCTGCGCCCTCGCGATGCATGGCGGCAGCGATGCCGGATGCGATGGACAGTTTACTGGCGACACCGACGATCAGTACGCGCTTACCGGCGAGAAAACCCATGGTGTTATTCCTCTTCCTGCTTTCAAGGATTAATCTGCAGTCACTGGCGCCATAAAAGCGGCTTCCAGCAACTGCTGTGTATAAATGTGCTGTGGCGCGGCGAAGATAGCCTCTGCCGGCCCCTGTTCAACTACCTGACCCTGCTTGACCACCATCAAGTGGTGGCTGAGCGCCTTGACCACCGCCAAGTCATGGCTGATGAACAGGTAAGTCAGGTTGTACTTGCTCTGCAATGATCGCAGTAGTTCTACCACTTGACGCTGGACCGTGCGGTCGAGCGCCGAAGTAGGTTCGTCCAGCAATATCAGCGCCGGTTTGAGCACGAGTGCCCGAGCAATGGCAATCCGCTGCCGTTGCCCACCGGAAAATTCGTGGGGGTAGCGGTGCCGAGTTTCCGGATCCAGACCTACCTCCAGGAGCGCGTCGATTATTGCCTGTTCCTGCTCTGTTTCAGTGCCCATCTTATGGATGCGCAGACCTTCTCCGACAATTTCGCCCACTGACATACGTGGGCTGAGGCTGCCGAACGGGTCCTGGAACACCACCTGCATCTGTCGCCGCAGCGGGCGAACCTGGTGCTGCGACAAACCGTTCAACGTCTGACCCTGAAAGCGTATGGCGCCCTGACTGCCGATCAGCCGCAG from Pseudomonas cavernicola includes:
- the fabI gene encoding enoyl-ACP reductase FabI translates to MGFLAGKRVLIVGVASKLSIASGIAAAMHREGAELAFTYQNDKLKGRVEEFAAGWGSSADLCFPCDVANDEEIAKVFEELGKKWDGLDVIVHSVGFAPGDQLNGDFTEVTTREGFRIAHDISAYSFVALAKAGREMMKGRNGSLLTLSYLGAERTMPNYNVMGMAKASLEAGVRYLAGSLGPEGTRVNAVSAGPIRTLAASGIKSFRKMLAANEAQTPMRRNVTIEEVGNAGAFLCSDLASGISGEIMYVDGGFNTTAMGAIED